In the genome of Pempheris klunzingeri isolate RE-2024b chromosome 11, fPemKlu1.hap1, whole genome shotgun sequence, one region contains:
- the LOC139209944 gene encoding twist-related protein 2-like, which yields MREEEQSNDDHPEGGVVSSKENTGRPPSNACTVVVATPGVTGHKRQTGSHAEDHVSTITRATSAEDGKVKSGDDIQISTPTGPKRLKRSPQHRSPSSGPSLSPVPGRSPGGLSALDDPHGQRVIANIRERQRTQSLNDAFASLRKIIPTLPSDKLSKIQTLKLASRYIDFLYQVLQSDEMDSKLAGCNYLAHERLSYAFSVWRMEGAWSTMSTGQ from the coding sequence atgagagaggaggagcagtcTAACGATGACCACCCTGAGGGAGGGGTGGTTTCCAGCAAGGAGAACACAGGAAGACCACCTTCTAACGCCTGTACCGTCGTTGTAGCAACACCGGGGGTCACCGGGCATAAACGGCAGACGGGCTCACACGCAGAAGATCACGTTTCCACAATTACTCGCGCTACCTCAGCAGAGGATGGCAAGGTCAAGTCAGGGGACGACATCCAGATCTCCACTCCGACTGGACCCAAAAGGCTCAAGAGGAGCCCTCAGCATCGGTCTCCTTCCTCTGGCCCGTCCCTTTCTCCTGTCCCAGGTCGCAGTCCTGGAGGTCTGTCAGCCCTCGATGACCCACACGGCCAGCGGGTGATTGCCAACATCCGGGAGCGCCAGCGAACACAATCTCTGAACGATGCCTTTGCCTCGTTGCGTAAGATAATCCCAACGCTCCCCTCTGACAAACTGAGCAAGATCCAGACCCTTAAGTTGGCATCACGTTACATTGACTTTTTGTACCAGGTTCTGCAAAGCGATGAGATGGACAGTAAACTGGCTGGATGTAACTACCTGGcccatgagagactgagctacgCCTTCTCCGtttggaggatggagggagccTGGTCGACCATGTCCACTGGTCAATAG